The Ornithodoros turicata isolate Travis unplaced genomic scaffold, ASM3712646v1 ctg00000857.1, whole genome shotgun sequence genome has a window encoding:
- the LOC135375337 gene encoding uncharacterized protein K02A2.6-like has protein sequence MFDPSKEEWNMFQVRFLAAIRVGRVTADADKRDLLISSLSPEVFKRLYNLLQPKDVMEVSSSDIMAKLSEHYTPKRFKEFERFKLFSSRQEENESVKDFVERHSAIVGRCEYEGERDTRACSLLTAFIVGLRDPRVRARLVLEKVLTLESAIRLAESSLAAEAESRQLHSEVPVHKIAGPETVRRRCFRCGNTNHEPDACRFKNEECHSCGKAGHIAKMCQNGRASMSTGKHKPKHSSRVKLVTDVLLADEQDGRYLTCNLLGKDITLQVNTGSRATLLDDRTFIKLGKPKLESSPYRLRALFRPGLGRCTKLQVHLHVREGAQPKFFKPRPIPFATRQAVETDLQRQVKNGVLQPVEVSDWATPIVVVPKPNGAVRVCGDFSVTVNPQLAIAQYPIPRPEELLAVLNGGEKFTKLDLSQAYLQMELDEEAKKMLVINTHKGLFQFNRMPFGIASAPAVFQRTMEQVISGLPSVACYLDDIIVTGRNDEEHLSNLSKVLARLQEFGFTLKREKCAFLQTQVEYLGHIVDADGFRPSPKKVSAILNMPPPNQVSELRSFLGMVQHYGKYLEGHADVCSPLNDLLKKGASWCWTSACVEAFESIKSMLASAKVLTHYDPTKEIFLAVDASSKGLGAVIYHRLHGVDRPIAHASKTLTVAETKYAQIEREALAIIFSVRKFHQYLWGRKFVLYTDHKPLTVIFGPSRGIPVTTASRLQRWALILMSYSFDIQFKGSSKIANADGLSRLPEGPDHEFDKAAEEGVFSVGTDEIFAVQDYHMSTLPVTAKDIAAATLEEPMLTKVAKYVSRGWPGHVAPDLSPFYQRQTELTMHKGCILWGMRTVGPTKLRHKLLDILHDCHIGQSKMKMLARSYIWWPGLDKDIESRVRNCEQCSAVAAQEIPVPLHQWEQPDKAWHRLHADFAELHGKHYLIVIDAFSKWPDIIQMTDNGPPFTSQVFEDFFKQRGIHHVLTPPYHPQSNGLAENFVRTFKTALRRFEEGGDTDKLRDFLFKYRVTPHVTTGRPPCELLNNRHYRSLLDLVRPSEVTCSGRDSLARERQKRNYDRRTQDRQFSVDQGVWMLDNSKKGHWKTGTIVSKQGSVIFTVRDASGKVHRVHKDHLKRRETVESWRCSKNIPASDVRCRPAAIDDPNEEFPLPFPEVEGTSSETFSQLSHSDRPHILSTEADHNVSRASTERPSAVTGSRRYPLRSRREPDRYGVA, from the exons ATGTTCGATCCTTCGAAGGAAGAATGGAACATGTTTCAAGTGAGGTTCCTCGCTGCTATTCGGGTAGGGAGAGTTACCGCCGACGCCGACAAGAGAGATCTCCTCATTTCTTCGTTGAGCCCGGAAGTTTTCAAGCGCCTGTACAATCTACTGCAACCCAAGGACGTTATGGAAGTTTCTTCCAGTGACATCATGGCAAAGCTGTCGGAACATTACACACCGAAGCGGTTCAAAGAATTTGAGCGTTTCAAGCTTTTCTCGTCTCGACAGGAGGAAAACGAGTCGGTAAAGGACTTTGTGGAGAGACACTCAGCCATTGTTGGCCGCTGCGAATATGAAGGCGAGAGGGACACCCGGGCTTGCTCGTTGTTGACAGCCTTCATCGTTGGCTTACGGGATCCGAGGGTGCGAGCAAGACTTGTCCTGGAAAAAGTGTTGACGTTGGAGTCAGCCATTCGCTTGGCGGAGAGTTCGTTGGCGGCAGAAGCAGAGTCACGCCAGCTTCATTCTGAAGTTCCTGTCCACAAGATTGCGGGACCAGAGACCGTCCGTCGCAGGTGTTTCCGCTGTGGGAATACCAACCACGAACCCGATGCATGTAGATTCAAGAACGAAGAATGCCACTCTTGCGGGAAGGCTGGTCATATAGCTAAGATGTGTCAGAATGGACGTGCATCGATGTCCACCGGGAAACACAAGCCCAAGCACTCGAGCAGAGTCAAGCTAGTTACGGACGTGTTGCTGGCAGATGAACAGGACGGACGATATCTGACTTGTAACCTTTTGGGCAAGGATATCACACTGCAAGTGAATACTGGGTCACGGGCCACGTTGCTGGATGACCGCACGTTTATAAAGCTTGGGAAGCCGAAGCTAGAGTCTTCGCCGTATCGACTACGCG CGCTCTTCCGCCCTGGCCTCGGAAGGTGCACCAAGTTGCAGGTCCATCTTCATGTACGTGAGGGGGCACAACCGAAGTTCTTCAAACCACGCCCTATACCTTTTGCCACAAGACAGGCAGTAGAGACCGATTTACAACGTCAGGTGAAGAATGGAGTGTTGCAACCGGTGGAGGTATCAGATTGGGCGACACCAATCGTGGTTGTGCCCAAACCAAACGGGGCCGTCCGTGTCTGCGGAGACTTTAGTGTCACGGTTAACCCGCAGCTGGCCATTGCACAATATCCCATTCCAAGGCCGGAAGAGCTCCTGGCGGTTCTCAACGGCGGTGAGAAATTCACGAAGCTCGATCTCTCACAGGCATACCTTCAAATGGAACTCGacgaagaagcaaaaaaaatgcTGGTTATAAATACGCACAAGGGTCTCTTCCAATTCAATCGTATGCCTTTCGGGATAGCCTCGGCACCTGCTGTTTTCCAGCGCACGATGGAGCAAGTTATCTCAGGACTGCCGTCTGTGGCTTGCTATCTCGACGACATTATTGTCACGGGCCGTAACGACGAAGAACATCTCAGCAATCTGTCTAAGGTCCTAGCAAGACTGCAAGAATTCGGATTCACTCTGAAGCGGGAGAAATGTGCTTTCCTGCAAACCCAAGTGGAGTATCTCGGTCACATCGTGGATGCCGACGGATTTCGGCCCTCTCCGAAGAAGGTGTCAGCGATCCTTAACATGCCACCGCCCAATCAAGTATCAGAACTACGTTCCTTCTTAGGCATGGTTCAGCACTATGGCAAATACTTGGAGGGCCATGCGGATGTGTGTTCACCTTTAAATGATTTACTCAAGAAGGGAGCGTCGTGGTGTTGGACTTCTGCGTGCGTCGAAGCCTTTGAGAGCATCAAGAGCATGCTAGCATCAGCGAAGGTATTAACACACTACGATCCCACTAAGGAAATTTTCTTGGCAGTCGACGCGTCTTCCAAAGGTCTCGGAGCAGTTATCTACCACCGGCTCCACGGGGTAGACAGACCAATCGCGCACGCGTCAAAGACACTCACAGTTGCAGAGACAAAGTATGCCCAAATTGAACGAGAGGCCTTGGCCATCATTTTCAGCGTTAGGAAATTCCACCAGTACCTGTGGGGCCGGAAATTCGTgttgtacaccgaccacaagccccttACGGTAATTTTTGGGCCATCAAGAGGTATCCCTGTAACGACAGCAAGCCGGTTACAGCGTTGGGCACTCATCCTAATGTCCTACAGTTTCGACATCCAGTTCAAGGGATCGTCTAAAATTGCGAACGCAGACGGTCTCTCCCGGCTTCCGGAAGGACCGGACCATGAATTTGACAAGGCTGCAGAAGAGGGTGTTTTCAGCGTTGGTACGGACGAAATTTTTGCGGTCCAAGATTACCACATGTCAACCCTTCCAGTGACGGCTAAGGACATTGCCGCTGCCACACTTGAAGAGCCCATGCTAACAAAGGTAGCGAAATATGTTTCACGTGGATGGCCAGGTCATGTTGCACCGGATCTATCCCCGTTTTACCAGCGGCAGACGGAGCTAACGATGCACAAGGGCTGCATACTTTGGGGAATGCGCACAGTTGGGCCAACCAAGTTGAGGCACAAACTTCTGGATATTCTGCATGACTGCCATATCGGCCAATCGAAAATGAAGATGCTTGCTCGTTCGTATATTTGGTGGCCTGGTCTAGATAAGGACATTGAATCCAGGGTCAGGAACTGCGAGCAGTGCTCGGCAGTGGCTGCGCAGGAGATCCCTGTTCCCTTACATCAGTGGGAGCAACCTGACAAGGCGTGGCATCGTCTTCACGCGGATTTCGCAGAGCTTCATGGGAAGCACTATTTGATTGTTATTGATGCCTTCAGCAAATGGCCCGACATCATCCAGATGACTG ACAATGGACCGCCATTCACAAGTCAGGTCTTCGAGGATTTCTTCAAACAACGAGGAATACACCACGTCCTCACTCCGCCATACCATCCGCAGTCAAATGGTCTGGCGGAGAATTTTGTGAGAACTTTCAAGACTGCTCTACGTCGGTTCGAAGAGGGAGGTGACACGGACAAACTTCGTGACTTTCTTTTTAAATACCGAGTGACCCCGCATGTCACCACAGGCCGCCCTCCTTGTGAGCTGTTGAATAACAGACACTACCGTTCTCTACTTGATCTCGTCCGTCCATCTGAGGTGACGTGTTCTGGAAGAGATAGTCTGGCACGGGAGCGTCAAAAGCGAAATTATGACAGACGAACTCAGGACAGACAGTTCTCTGTCGACCAAGGAGTCTGGATGTTGGACAACTCCAAGAAGGGACACTGGAAGACAGGGACGATTGTGAGCAAGCAGGGCTCCGTCATCTTTACGGTGAGAGATGCCTCTGGGAAAGTTCACAGAGTCCATAAAGATCATCTGAAACGGAGAGAAACTGTGGAGTCCTGGAGATGTTCGAAGAACATTCCCGCTTCCGATGTACGATGTCGCCCTGCAGCGATTGACGATCCTAACGAAGAGTTTCCCTTGCCGTTTCCGGAAGTGGAAGGGACGTCAAGCGAGACCTTCTCGCAGCTTTCTCATTCCGACCGCCCTCATATCTTATCGACAGAAGCGGATCACAACGTCAGTCGCGCTTCGACGGAGCGTCCGAGCGCCGTCACGGGCAGTCGTCGCTACCCGTTACGCAGTCGTCGTGAACCAGACAGATACGGTGTTGCTTAA